A window of the Coturnix japonica isolate 7356 chromosome 12, Coturnix japonica 2.1, whole genome shotgun sequence genome harbors these coding sequences:
- the GNAI2 gene encoding guanine nucleotide-binding protein G(i) subunit alpha-2, giving the protein MGCTVSAEDKAAAERSRMIDRNLREDGEKAAREVKLLLLGAGESGKSTIVKQMKIIHEDGYSEEECRQYKAVVYSNTIQSIMAIIKAMGNLQIDFGDSSRADDARQLFALACTAEEQGIMPEDLANVIRRLWADHGVQACFNRSREYQLNDSAAYYLNDLERIARADYIPTQQDVLRTRVKTTGIVETHFTFKDLHFKMFDVGGQRSERKKWIHCFEGVTAIIFCVALSAYDLVLAEDEEMNRMHESMKLFDSICNNKWFTDTSIILFLNKKDLFEEKIKHSPLTICFPEYTGANKYDEAAGYIQCQFEDLNKRKDTKEIYTHFTCATDTKNVQFVFDAVTDVIIKNNLKDCGLF; this is encoded by the exons ATGGGCTGCACGGTGAGCGCCGAGGACAAGGCGGCCGCCGAGCGCTCCCGCATGATCGACCGCAACCTGCGGGAGGACGGCGAGAAGGCGGCCAGGGaggtgaagctgctgctgctgg GTGCTGGGGAGTCCGGGAAGAGCACCATCGTCAAACAGATGAA GATCATCCATGAGGATGGCTACTCGGAGGAGGAGTGCAGGCAGTACAAAGCCGTGGTCTACAGCAACACCATCCAGTCCATCATGGCCATCATCAAGGCTATGGGAAACCTGCAGATCGACTTTGGGGACTCCTCCAGAGCG GATGATGCCCGCCAGCTCTTTGCTCTCGCCTGCACTGCAGAGGAGCAGGGCATCATGCCTGAAGACCTCGCCAACGTCATCCGCAGGCTGTGGGCTGACCATGGGGTCCAGGCCTGCTTCAATCGCTCCCGTGAATACCAGCTGAATGACTCTGCTGCCTA CTACCTGAATGACCTGGAGAGGATAGCGCGGGCCGACTACATCCCCACGCAGCAGGACGTGCTGCGCACCCGGGTGAAGACCACCGGCATCGTGGAGACCCACTTCACCTTCAAGGACCTGCATTTCAA GATGTTCGATGTGGGCGGCCAGCGCTCGGAGCGGAAGAAGTGGATCCACTGCTTCGAGGGGGTGACGGCAATCATTTTCTGTGTGGCCCTGAGCGCCTATGACCTGGTGCTGGCAGAAGATGAGGAGATG AACCGGATGCACGAGAGCATGAAGCTGTTCGACAGCATCTGCAACAACAAGTGGTTCACGGACACGTCCATCATCCTCTTCCTCAACAAGAAGGACCTATTTGAGGAGAAGATCAAGCACTCCCCCCTGACCATCTGCTTCCCCGAGTACACAG GTGCCAACAAGTACGACGAGGCTGCCGGCTACATCCAGTGCCAGTTTGAGGACCTGAACAAGCGGAAGGACACCAAGGAGATCTACACGCACTTCACCTGTGCCACCGACACCAAGAACGTGCAGTTTGTCTTTGATGCCGTCACCGACGTCATCATCAAAAACAACCTGAAGGACTGCGGGCTCTTCTGA
- the SEMA3F gene encoding semaphorin-3F isoform X1 has protein sequence MPVATVLLWATLLTLGWRAAHGKDGVPPTPRVQLSFKELKATGTAHFFNFLLNSSDYRILLKDEDHDRMYVGSKDYVLSLDLHDINREPLIIHWPASQQRIEECILSGKNSNGECGNFIRLIQPWNRTHLYVCGTGAYNPICAFINRGRKAQGFPPSQPLQPGGRESRATDSPRSPRPAESKDYIFYLEPDKLESGKGKCSYDPKVDTVSALINEELYAGVYIDFMGTDAAIFRTMGKQTAMRTDQYNSRWLNDPAFVRAQLIPDSSERNDDKLYFFFREKSADAPLSPGVYSRIGRICLNDDGGHCCLVNKWSTFLKARLVCSVPGPDGIETHFDELQDVFIQQTQDTKNPVIYAVFSASGSVFKGSAVCVYSMADIRMVFNGPFAHKEGPNYQWMPYTGKMPYPRPGTCPGGTFTPSMKSTKDYPDEVINFMRSHPLMYHSVYPAHRQPLVVRTNVNYRFTTIAVDQVDAADGRYEVLFLGTDRGTVQKVIVLPRDDMETEELMLEEIEVFKVPAPIKMMTISSKRQQLYVSSAVGVTHLALHRCDVYGKACADCCLARDPYCAWDGKACSRYSASSKRRSRRQDVRHGNPMRQCRGYNSNANKNTVEAVQYGVEGSTAFLECQPRSPQATVKWLLQKDNSDRRKELRTEGGRALRTEQGLLLRALQLSDSGLYSCTATENNFKHTVTKVQLRVLAARAVHAVLLQGELPPAALPGAPTPRYQDLLQLLTRPELGLLDQYCQGFWRPPAPGPPEPLAALKAKELQDQKKPRSRRNHPPESCGHT, from the exons ATGCCCGTGGCCACCGTCCTGCTCTGGGCCACCCTGCTGACCCTGGGCTGGCGGGCAGCCCACGGCAAGGACGGcgtgccccccacccccagggTGCAGCTCTCCTTCAAAG AGCTGAAGGCCACCGGCACCGCGCACTTCTTCAACTTCCTGCTCAACTCCAGCGATTACCGCATCCTGCTGAAGGACGAGGACCACGACCGCATGTACGTGGGCAGCAAGGACTACGTCCTCTCCCTGGACCTGCACGACATCAACCGCGAGCCCCTCATT ATCCACTGGCCTGCATCCCAGCAGAGGATCGAGGAGTGCATCCTGTCGGGCAAGAACAGCAAT GGGGAGTGTGGCAACTTCATCCGCTTGATCCAGCCCTGGAACCGGACTCACCTCTATGTGTGCGGCACCGGCGCCTACAACCCCATCTGCGCCTTCATCAACCGTGGGCGCAAAGCACAG GGCTTTCCGCCGAGCCAGCCCCTCCAGCCGGGAGGCCGGGAGAGCAGAGCCACTGACAGCCCCCGCAGCCCAAGACCAGCAGAAAGCAAG GATTATATCTTCTACCTAGAGCCGGACAAGCTGGAGTCAGGCAAAGGGAAGTGTTCTTATGACCCCAAAGTGGACACCGTCTCTGCATTGATAA aTGAGGAGCTCTATGCCGGGGTCTACATCGACTTTATGGGCACTGATGCAGCCATCTTCCGCACTATGGGCAAGCAGACGGCCATGAGGACAGACCAGTACAACTCACGGTGGCTCAATG ACCCTGCCTTCGTCCGTGCCCAGCTCATCCCTGACAGCAGCGAGAGGAATGATGACAAACTCTACTTCTTCTTCCGGGAGAAGTCGGCAGATGCCCCGCTCAGCCCTGGGGTCTATTCCCGCATCGGCCGCATCTGCCTG AACGATGATGGGGGACACTGCTGCCTGGTGAACAAATGGAGCACCTTCCTGAAGGCCCGGCTCgtctgctctgtgccaggaCCCGATGGGATCGAGACGCACTTTGATGAGCTTC AGGACGTCTTCATCCAGCAGACGCAGGACACCAAGAATCCTGTTATCTACGCTGTCTTCTCCGCATCGGG GTCAGTGTTCAAGGGCTCAGCTGTCTGCGTTTACTCCATGGCCGACATCCGCATGGTATTCAATGGGCCCTTTGCACACAAGGAGGGCCCCAACTACCAGTGGATGCCCTACACGGGCAAAATGCCCTACCCCCGGCCGGGCACC TGCCCCGGGGGGACCTTCACACCCTCCATGAAGTCAACCAAGGACTACCCCGACGAAGTGATCAACTTCATGCGCTCGCACCCTCTGATGTACCACTCCGTCTACCCAGCCCACCGGCAGCCTCTGGTTGTGCGCACCAACGTCAACTACCGCTTCACCACCATCGCAGTTGACCAGGTGGACGCGGCAGATGGGCGCTATGAGGTGCTTTTCCTGGGCACAG ATCGGGGCACAGTGCAGAAAGTCATAGTGCTGCCCCGGGATGACATGGAGACAGAGGAGCTGATGCTGGAGGAGATTGAGGTGTTCAAG GTGCCAGCACCCATCAAGATGATGACCATCTCCTCCAAGAGG CAACAGCTTTACGTGTCCTCGGCCGTAGGAGTGACCCACCTGGCCCTGCACCGGTGTGACGTATATGGAAAAGCCTGTGCTGACTGCTGCCTGGCTCGAGACCCATACTGTGCCTGGGATGGCAAGGCCTGCAGCCGCTACTCAGCATCCTCCAAGAG GCGAAGCAGGCGGCAGGACGTCCGGCATGGCAACCCCATGCGCCAGTGCCGAGGCTATAACTCCAATG CCAACAAGAACACGGTGGAGGCCGTGCAGTACGGGGTGGAGGGCAGCACCGCCTTCCTCGAGTGCCAGCCCCGCTCTCCACAAGCCACCGTCAAatggctgctgcagaaggacaACAGCGACCGACGGAAAGAG ctgCGCACAGAGGGGGGCCGGGCACTGCGGACGGAGCAGGGCTTGCTGCTGCGAGCCTTGCAGCTCTCCGACAGCGGCCTGTATTCCTGCACCGCCACCGAGAACAACTTCAAACACACGGTGACCAAGGTGCAGCTGCGAGTCCTGGCCGCCCGAGCCGTGCACGCCGTCCTGCTGCAAGGCGAGCTGCCCCCCGCCGCGCTGCCGGGAGCCCCGACGCCGCGTTACCAggacctgctgcagctgctcaccCGCCCCGAGCTGGGACTCCTCGATCAGTATTGCCAGGGATTCTGGCGACCACCGGCCCCCGGCCCCCCCGAGCCGCTGGCTGCCCTCAAAGccaaggagctgcaggaccAGAAGAAGCCACGGAGCCGCCGGAATCACCCGCCAGAGAGCTGCGGGCACACATGa
- the GNAT1 gene encoding guanine nucleotide-binding protein G(t) subunit alpha-1: protein MGAGASAEEKHSRELEKKLKEDAEKDARTVKLLLLGAGESGKSTIVKQMKIIHQDGYSLEECLEFIAIIYSNTLQSMLAIVRAMTTLNIQYGDSARQDDARKLLHLSDTIEEGTMPKEMSDIIGRLWKDAGIQACFDRASEYQLNDSAGYYLSDLERLVTPGYVPTEQDVLRSRVKTTGIIETQFSFKDLNFRMFDVGGQRSERKKWIHCFEGVTCIIFCGALSAYDMVLVEDDEVNRMHESLHLFNSICNHRCFATTSIVLFLNKKDLFEEKIKKAHLSICFPDYDGPNTYDDAGNYIKLQFLELNMRRDVKEIYWHMTCATDTENVKFVFDAVTDIIIKENLKDCGLF from the exons ATGGGCGCAGGGGCCAGCGCCGAGGAGAAGCACTCCCGTGAGctggagaagaagctgaaggaggaCGCTGAGAAGGATGCCAGGACCgtcaagctgctgctgctgg GAGCAGGAGAGTCAGGGAAGAGTACCATCGTCAAGCAGATGAA GATCATCCACCAGGATGGTTACTCACTGGAGGAGTGCTTGGAGTTCATCGCCATCATCTACAGCAACACGCTGCAGTCCATGCTGGCCATCGTGCGTGCCATGACCACGCTCAACATCCAGTATGGCGACTCAGCCCGCCAG GATGATGCCCGCAAGCTGCTGCACCTCTCAGACACCATTGAGGAGGGCACCATGCCCAAGGAGATGTCGGACATCATTGGGCGGCTCTGGAAGGATGCAGGCATCCAGGCCTGCTTTGACCGGGCCTCTGAGTACCAGCTCAATGACTCGGCAGGATA CTACCTGTCGGACCTGGAGCGCCTGGTGACCCCTGGCTACGTCCCCACTGAGCAGGACGTGCTGCGCTCCCGTGTCAAAACCACCGGCATCATCGAAACCCAGTTCTCTTTCAAGGACCTCAACTTCAG GATGTTCGATGTCGGGGGGCAGCGATCAGAGCGCAAGAAGTGGATCCACTGCTTTGAGGGGGTGACGTGCATCATCTTCTGCGGGGCACTGAGTGCCTACGACATGGTGCTGGTGGAGGATGATGAAGTG AACCGCATGCACGAAAGCCTGCACCTCTTCAACAGCATCTGCAACCACAGGTGCTTCGCCACCACTTCTATCGTCCTCTTCCTCAACAAGAAGGACCTCTTCGAGGAGAAGATCAAGAAGGCGCACCTCAGCATCTGCTTCCCTGACTATGACG GTCCCAACACCTATGATGATGCTGGCAACTACATCAAGCTGCAGTTCCTGGAGCTGAACATGCGGCGGGACGTGAAGGAGATCTACTGGCACATGACCTGCGCCACTGATACCGAGAACGTCAAGTTCGTCTTTGACGCCGTCACCGACATCATCATCAAGGAGAACCTCAAGGATTGTGGGCTTTTCTGA
- the SEMA3F gene encoding semaphorin-3F isoform X2, giving the protein MPVATVLLWATLLTLGWRAAHGKDGVPPTPRVQLSFKELKATGTAHFFNFLLNSSDYRILLKDEDHDRMYVGSKDYVLSLDLHDINREPLIIHWPASQQRIEECILSGKNSNGECGNFIRLIQPWNRTHLYVCGTGAYNPICAFINRGRKAQDYIFYLEPDKLESGKGKCSYDPKVDTVSALINEELYAGVYIDFMGTDAAIFRTMGKQTAMRTDQYNSRWLNDPAFVRAQLIPDSSERNDDKLYFFFREKSADAPLSPGVYSRIGRICLNDDGGHCCLVNKWSTFLKARLVCSVPGPDGIETHFDELQDVFIQQTQDTKNPVIYAVFSASGSVFKGSAVCVYSMADIRMVFNGPFAHKEGPNYQWMPYTGKMPYPRPGTCPGGTFTPSMKSTKDYPDEVINFMRSHPLMYHSVYPAHRQPLVVRTNVNYRFTTIAVDQVDAADGRYEVLFLGTDRGTVQKVIVLPRDDMETEELMLEEIEVFKVPAPIKMMTISSKRQQLYVSSAVGVTHLALHRCDVYGKACADCCLARDPYCAWDGKACSRYSASSKRRSRRQDVRHGNPMRQCRGYNSNANKNTVEAVQYGVEGSTAFLECQPRSPQATVKWLLQKDNSDRRKELRTEGGRALRTEQGLLLRALQLSDSGLYSCTATENNFKHTVTKVQLRVLAARAVHAVLLQGELPPAALPGAPTPRYQDLLQLLTRPELGLLDQYCQGFWRPPAPGPPEPLAALKAKELQDQKKPRSRRNHPPESCGHT; this is encoded by the exons ATGCCCGTGGCCACCGTCCTGCTCTGGGCCACCCTGCTGACCCTGGGCTGGCGGGCAGCCCACGGCAAGGACGGcgtgccccccacccccagggTGCAGCTCTCCTTCAAAG AGCTGAAGGCCACCGGCACCGCGCACTTCTTCAACTTCCTGCTCAACTCCAGCGATTACCGCATCCTGCTGAAGGACGAGGACCACGACCGCATGTACGTGGGCAGCAAGGACTACGTCCTCTCCCTGGACCTGCACGACATCAACCGCGAGCCCCTCATT ATCCACTGGCCTGCATCCCAGCAGAGGATCGAGGAGTGCATCCTGTCGGGCAAGAACAGCAAT GGGGAGTGTGGCAACTTCATCCGCTTGATCCAGCCCTGGAACCGGACTCACCTCTATGTGTGCGGCACCGGCGCCTACAACCCCATCTGCGCCTTCATCAACCGTGGGCGCAAAGCACAG GATTATATCTTCTACCTAGAGCCGGACAAGCTGGAGTCAGGCAAAGGGAAGTGTTCTTATGACCCCAAAGTGGACACCGTCTCTGCATTGATAA aTGAGGAGCTCTATGCCGGGGTCTACATCGACTTTATGGGCACTGATGCAGCCATCTTCCGCACTATGGGCAAGCAGACGGCCATGAGGACAGACCAGTACAACTCACGGTGGCTCAATG ACCCTGCCTTCGTCCGTGCCCAGCTCATCCCTGACAGCAGCGAGAGGAATGATGACAAACTCTACTTCTTCTTCCGGGAGAAGTCGGCAGATGCCCCGCTCAGCCCTGGGGTCTATTCCCGCATCGGCCGCATCTGCCTG AACGATGATGGGGGACACTGCTGCCTGGTGAACAAATGGAGCACCTTCCTGAAGGCCCGGCTCgtctgctctgtgccaggaCCCGATGGGATCGAGACGCACTTTGATGAGCTTC AGGACGTCTTCATCCAGCAGACGCAGGACACCAAGAATCCTGTTATCTACGCTGTCTTCTCCGCATCGGG GTCAGTGTTCAAGGGCTCAGCTGTCTGCGTTTACTCCATGGCCGACATCCGCATGGTATTCAATGGGCCCTTTGCACACAAGGAGGGCCCCAACTACCAGTGGATGCCCTACACGGGCAAAATGCCCTACCCCCGGCCGGGCACC TGCCCCGGGGGGACCTTCACACCCTCCATGAAGTCAACCAAGGACTACCCCGACGAAGTGATCAACTTCATGCGCTCGCACCCTCTGATGTACCACTCCGTCTACCCAGCCCACCGGCAGCCTCTGGTTGTGCGCACCAACGTCAACTACCGCTTCACCACCATCGCAGTTGACCAGGTGGACGCGGCAGATGGGCGCTATGAGGTGCTTTTCCTGGGCACAG ATCGGGGCACAGTGCAGAAAGTCATAGTGCTGCCCCGGGATGACATGGAGACAGAGGAGCTGATGCTGGAGGAGATTGAGGTGTTCAAG GTGCCAGCACCCATCAAGATGATGACCATCTCCTCCAAGAGG CAACAGCTTTACGTGTCCTCGGCCGTAGGAGTGACCCACCTGGCCCTGCACCGGTGTGACGTATATGGAAAAGCCTGTGCTGACTGCTGCCTGGCTCGAGACCCATACTGTGCCTGGGATGGCAAGGCCTGCAGCCGCTACTCAGCATCCTCCAAGAG GCGAAGCAGGCGGCAGGACGTCCGGCATGGCAACCCCATGCGCCAGTGCCGAGGCTATAACTCCAATG CCAACAAGAACACGGTGGAGGCCGTGCAGTACGGGGTGGAGGGCAGCACCGCCTTCCTCGAGTGCCAGCCCCGCTCTCCACAAGCCACCGTCAAatggctgctgcagaaggacaACAGCGACCGACGGAAAGAG ctgCGCACAGAGGGGGGCCGGGCACTGCGGACGGAGCAGGGCTTGCTGCTGCGAGCCTTGCAGCTCTCCGACAGCGGCCTGTATTCCTGCACCGCCACCGAGAACAACTTCAAACACACGGTGACCAAGGTGCAGCTGCGAGTCCTGGCCGCCCGAGCCGTGCACGCCGTCCTGCTGCAAGGCGAGCTGCCCCCCGCCGCGCTGCCGGGAGCCCCGACGCCGCGTTACCAggacctgctgcagctgctcaccCGCCCCGAGCTGGGACTCCTCGATCAGTATTGCCAGGGATTCTGGCGACCACCGGCCCCCGGCCCCCCCGAGCCGCTGGCTGCCCTCAAAGccaaggagctgcaggaccAGAAGAAGCCACGGAGCCGCCGGAATCACCCGCCAGAGAGCTGCGGGCACACATGa